From the Xenorhabdus ishibashii genome, one window contains:
- a CDS encoding LysR family substrate-binding domain-containing protein has product MIGDEIDTQHLVSSQLLHFLSKDKMDLVIIGEQSLHNEYDFQFYWLYREPLLLAMPSSHPGSLKEKVSLTDVSDLPLFWFSRNANPVFYDKCENYFQQLPFLLKRCKEPDDSLVMLSSISRGKGIALMPRSMCIFNQKGLCYRELDEVAAQSLNIDVYAAIRKHETKEIVINGLNSLLNRKGV; this is encoded by the coding sequence ATGATAGGAGATGAAATTGACACACAGCATCTGGTCTCTAGCCAGCTCTTGCATTTTCTCTCAAAAGATAAAATGGATCTTGTTATTATAGGAGAACAGAGCCTACATAATGAATATGATTTTCAATTTTACTGGCTCTATCGTGAACCTCTTCTGCTGGCAATGCCGTCCTCTCATCCTGGTAGTCTAAAAGAAAAAGTGTCTCTTACAGATGTTTCAGATCTCCCCCTTTTTTGGTTTTCAAGAAATGCAAATCCCGTTTTTTACGATAAATGTGAAAATTATTTTCAACAATTACCTTTCCTATTAAAAAGATGTAAAGAACCTGATGACTCACTGGTCATGCTTTCCAGTATTTCAAGAGGAAAAGGCATAGCATTAATGCCCCGCTCTATGTGTATTTTTAATCAAAAAGGACTTTGTTACAGAGAATTAGATGAAGTCGCTGCTCAATCCTTGAATATTGATGTTTATGCGGCAATACGTAAGCATGAAACCAAAGAAATAGTCATTAATGGCTTAAACAGTTTACTCAATAGGAAGGGAGTGTGA
- a CDS encoding thioesterase II family protein, with translation MNNQRPQLVMFHHAGGNSSIFSDFAKRCFDDFNVIQLEMPGRGRRRHEPLLYCADHVIEDFAPQIPTQGDIVLFGYSLGAYIAYVMAAYCRKLSPKRNIILVVISNEPIHCRRKFSLETGEFTRQQLLKFTTKLGQLPEWLREESAMLQSFLNVLKADLCVANSISAKLSSPLNDIPILVVYGNNDPLLPIPPLRWRECTQKTFNIIEVSGDHFILSEQETQIYKIMKDFLDKVAFDRQPSG, from the coding sequence ATGAATAATCAACGTCCTCAATTAGTGATGTTTCATCATGCTGGCGGTAATTCATCTATATTTTCGGATTTTGCCAAACGTTGTTTTGATGATTTCAACGTTATTCAACTTGAAATGCCTGGGCGGGGGCGTCGTCGTCATGAACCATTATTATATTGTGCTGATCATGTTATTGAGGATTTTGCACCGCAAATCCCAACTCAAGGTGATATTGTTTTATTTGGGTATAGCTTAGGGGCATATATTGCCTATGTAATGGCTGCATATTGCCGTAAACTATCACCTAAAAGAAACATTATCTTGGTAGTGATTTCTAATGAACCTATACATTGTCGTCGAAAATTCTCCTTAGAGACTGGGGAATTTACTCGTCAACAATTGCTAAAATTTACTACAAAATTAGGTCAGCTTCCTGAATGGTTACGGGAAGAATCTGCAATGTTACAAAGTTTTTTAAATGTATTGAAAGCAGATTTATGTGTTGCTAATTCAATTAGTGCAAAATTGTCTTCTCCATTGAACGATATTCCAATTTTAGTGGTTTATGGAAATAATGATCCATTATTGCCAATTCCTCCTTTACGTTGGCGGGAATGTACTCAAAAAACATTTAATATTATTGAGGTATCTGGTGATCATTTTATTTTGTCTGAACAAGAGACTCAGATATACAAAATAATGAAGGATTTTCTTGATAAAGTGGCATTTGATCGTCAACCATCAGGGTAA
- a CDS encoding DMT family transporter produces the protein MPHNRLSNTRLYLLDLGLLVIALSWGASYSLMQLIIQAGITVPLFLMLRFALSVPFILIGAQIRLRKITQGELVNGLIFGCLLYAILTLETLGVKYTTAANAGFLIALSVVIVPFFERVFGKRKQSKLIYCTCILSLVGGGILSFANTGNFGINKGDVLILLAALIRGFQIFMFGKQTECESYSLINITLIELVTVALLGFIFVLTIEPTSLRFIPAISLNAWGYILFLSVMATAFAFLMQLYAAKTTSPTRVGLILSLEPAFAALFAIILMGESIGILKGIGGAIIVLSALLGRIAEGRHYE, from the coding sequence ATGCCTCATAATCGATTATCGAATACAAGACTATATCTTTTAGATTTGGGATTACTGGTTATTGCCCTGTCTTGGGGGGCGAGTTATTCCCTGATGCAGCTCATCATTCAAGCTGGTATCACTGTGCCACTGTTTCTAATGCTTCGTTTTGCTTTATCTGTACCTTTTATACTTATTGGTGCTCAAATACGCTTGCGTAAAATTACTCAAGGGGAATTAGTTAACGGCTTAATATTTGGTTGTTTATTGTATGCCATTTTGACGCTGGAAACGTTAGGAGTGAAATATACGACAGCGGCTAATGCCGGATTTCTTATTGCATTATCGGTAGTAATAGTACCGTTCTTTGAACGTGTGTTTGGAAAACGTAAGCAAAGTAAATTGATTTACTGTACATGCATCTTGTCTTTAGTTGGTGGAGGAATATTAAGTTTTGCCAATACGGGTAATTTCGGAATTAATAAGGGAGACGTGCTAATCCTGCTTGCTGCTTTGATTCGTGGTTTCCAAATTTTCATGTTTGGTAAACAAACAGAATGTGAATCCTATTCATTGATTAATATCACTCTGATTGAGTTGGTCACCGTCGCTCTATTAGGGTTCATTTTTGTTTTAACCATTGAACCCACTTCATTGCGCTTTATCCCTGCGATCTCTCTTAATGCCTGGGGATACATTTTATTTTTAAGTGTGATGGCAACTGCCTTTGCATTCCTCATGCAACTTTATGCTGCCAAAACAACAAGTCCGACACGAGTAGGATTAATTTTGTCTCTGGAACCCGCTTTTGCGGCTCTGTTTGCCATCATACTGATGGGGGAATCTATTGGTATTTTAAAAGGTATAGGAGGAGCGATTATTGTCCTTTCAGCTTTATTAGGGCGTATTGCAGAAGGGAGGCATTATGAATAA
- a CDS encoding chlorinating enzyme: protein MYFKLNKEQLNNFHKNGFIGPLTIYSQEEVNKVWNDVRRQLPDRSYAAYPTDSYGAVTNISNYDRHLDLNLLSQHIIHPKIVTPVSSILGDDVLCWRTEFFPKYPGDEGTDWHQADTFANASGKPQILWPGETEEQFGKGTLTVWTAFTDATIENGCLQIIPGTHVKMNYDETKSMEYQSDIVNSLTKDGIHRGFFGYDYRQLQIKPDWKPDETQAVSLEMKAGQCVIFWSTLMHASHPNMTKDNFRMGFVARYAPSNVDIYPNTDHVYEYGGNIPLDKFGCVIVSGKNRNNNNRVISHNLRGQPFTPLLAQS, encoded by the coding sequence ATGTATTTTAAACTTAATAAAGAGCAGTTAAATAATTTTCATAAAAATGGATTTATTGGTCCGTTAACCATTTATTCTCAAGAAGAAGTGAATAAAGTGTGGAATGATGTACGCCGCCAACTTCCTGATCGTAGTTATGCTGCATATCCTACTGATTCATATGGGGCCGTAACTAATATTTCGAACTACGATCGCCACTTAGATCTTAACTTGCTTAGTCAACATATCATCCATCCTAAAATAGTTACCCCTGTTTCGAGTATTTTAGGAGATGACGTTTTATGCTGGAGAACTGAGTTTTTCCCAAAATATCCAGGAGATGAGGGGACAGATTGGCATCAAGCTGATACTTTCGCGAATGCCAGTGGTAAACCTCAAATTTTATGGCCAGGAGAAACAGAAGAACAGTTTGGTAAAGGAACATTAACGGTTTGGACTGCATTTACAGATGCCACAATTGAAAATGGTTGTTTGCAAATCATTCCTGGTACTCATGTCAAGATGAATTATGATGAAACTAAATCAATGGAATATCAAAGCGATATTGTCAATAGTTTGACTAAGGATGGCATTCATCGTGGTTTTTTTGGTTACGATTATCGACAATTGCAAATTAAACCAGACTGGAAACCCGATGAAACACAAGCAGTTTCTCTAGAAATGAAAGCCGGTCAGTGTGTGATCTTCTGGTCCACATTGATGCATGCCTCTCATCCAAATATGACTAAAGATAATTTCCGTATGGGGTTTGTAGCCCGTTATGCTCCCAGTAATGTTGATATCTATCCCAATACTGACCATGTTTACGAATATGGTGGAAATATACCTCTTGATAAATTTGGTTGTGTGATCGTATCAGGAAAAAATCGTAATAATAACAATCGGGTCATTTCTCATAACTTACGTGGACAACCGTTTACTCCATTATTGGCACAATCATAA
- a CDS encoding phosphopantetheine-binding protein, with protein MKDTNMLTDENNIKLKALDRYLALLESMLEKTVKSNDNFIDVGGHSMIAILLNEKIKNEFSLILSMEKLFNATLNETFIEATYI; from the coding sequence ATGAAAGATACCAATATGTTAACTGATGAAAACAATATTAAGTTAAAGGCATTAGATAGATATCTTGCCTTATTGGAAAGTATGCTAGAAAAAACAGTTAAATCTAATGATAATTTTATTGATGTTGGTGGTCATTCCATGATAGCAATCTTATTAAATGAGAAAATAAAAAATGAATTTAGTTTAATTTTGTCTATGGAGAAGCTTTTTAACGCCACGCTGAATGAAACATTTATTGAAGCTACTTATATATAA
- a CDS encoding amino acid adenylation domain-containing protein, with translation MIESLSMECNKKTMLSRFFIAAKKYPKKIAIKENQRELSYHGLQNFIINISNELRNRGVKPGDKVAVALSHSVELIATLFAVQCVGAAYIPIDKKAPKERNHLIINDACPVLIINDDSSILHHRCRTENINFMINATPTSMVYDESLSQEIAYIIYTSGTTGYPKGVPITHENLLSLFNATECFYRFNETDTTLLYHSYAFDFSVWEIWSVLAYGGRLVIPDEETRITPYKLAKLVKDEKVTLLNQTPTAFSINSQALAEFRMEELSLRFIIFGGERLNFQTLRNWYQQFGLNSPQLVNMYGITETTIHASWHVVNENDLENFESTIGYLLPGFDYIIRPISNDSVTTESGELLLSGNQVTKGYLNDETKSKDKFIWLEINGIWRRYYCSGDLVSYNERGELVYCGRRDQQVKINGYRIEIGEIESVLARYEKINDISVMASYSEVSSDYLICFFTSSAPAKESIGALTNLAKENLPIYMRPLRYRKIETMPKTINGKIDKKLILNYLE, from the coding sequence GTGATCGAGTCTTTATCAATGGAATGTAATAAAAAAACGATGTTAAGCCGATTTTTTATTGCTGCTAAAAAATATCCAAAAAAAATAGCAATTAAAGAAAACCAAAGGGAACTGAGTTACCACGGACTACAAAATTTTATTATAAATATATCTAATGAATTGCGAAATAGAGGAGTTAAACCAGGTGATAAAGTCGCTGTAGCACTTTCTCACTCTGTAGAATTGATAGCTACTTTATTCGCAGTGCAATGTGTTGGGGCAGCATATATTCCAATTGATAAAAAAGCACCTAAAGAAAGAAATCATTTAATTATTAATGACGCCTGTCCAGTTTTAATCATCAATGATGATAGTTCAATTTTACATCATAGATGTAGAACAGAAAATATTAATTTTATGATTAATGCTACACCAACATCTATGGTGTATGACGAATCATTATCACAAGAAATTGCGTATATAATATATACATCTGGAACTACTGGCTACCCAAAGGGAGTTCCAATTACTCACGAAAACTTACTCTCATTATTTAATGCAACAGAATGTTTTTATCGTTTCAATGAGACTGATACTACACTTTTATATCATTCTTATGCATTTGATTTTTCAGTATGGGAAATTTGGTCTGTTTTAGCATATGGTGGCAGGTTAGTGATACCAGATGAAGAGACGCGAATAACGCCATATAAGTTGGCTAAATTAGTTAAAGATGAAAAAGTTACTCTACTAAATCAAACTCCGACAGCGTTTTCTATTAATTCCCAGGCCCTTGCTGAATTCAGAATGGAAGAATTATCATTACGTTTTATTATCTTCGGAGGAGAGAGGTTAAACTTTCAAACATTGAGAAATTGGTATCAACAGTTTGGTTTGAACTCACCTCAATTAGTTAATATGTATGGTATTACTGAAACTACAATTCACGCCAGTTGGCATGTTGTTAATGAAAATGATTTAGAAAATTTTGAATCCACTATAGGATATTTATTACCTGGATTCGATTATATCATCCGTCCAATAAGTAATGATAGTGTAACTACCGAAAGTGGTGAGCTTTTATTATCAGGTAATCAAGTAACTAAAGGATATTTAAATGATGAGACTAAGAGCAAAGATAAGTTTATCTGGTTAGAGATCAATGGTATTTGGCGTCGATATTATTGTTCTGGTGATTTAGTCTCTTATAACGAGCGAGGTGAATTAGTTTATTGTGGTCGACGTGATCAGCAAGTTAAAATAAATGGTTATAGAATTGAAATTGGAGAGATTGAATCTGTTCTCGCTAGATATGAAAAAATAAATGATATTTCAGTAATGGCTTCATATTCTGAAGTTAGTAGTGATTATTTGATTTGTTTTTTCACTTCTTCCGCACCAGCAAAAGAATCCATTGGAGCTTTAACAAATTTAGCAAAAGAAAACTTGCCAATATATATGAGACCATTACGTTATAGAAAAATAGAAACTATGCCTAAAACGATTAATGGCAAAATTGATAAAAAACTAATTTTAAATTATTTGGAGTAA
- a CDS encoding IS5 family transposase yields the protein MPRTMLTDLQWNKLSALMQHAGWIYHKPEHRLTVEGILYRMRTSVPWRDLPPEFGKWNSVFQRFNAWSKKGVLQLIFKWLSGFADREWLFIDGSIVRAHQHSAGAASDDDEAIGKSCGGRSTKIHLAVDSYGLPVHFELSGGQVHDIVHAESLVEQSPPSDFVIADKGYDSQAFRNHIEQQGATPIIPYRKNSRKSDKQIDKCLYRYRHLVENAFARVKHFRAIATRYDKLERNYASMLALAFIIVWLPMWVE from the coding sequence ATGCCGCGAACTATGTTAACAGATCTCCAATGGAATAAGCTATCTGCGTTAATGCAACATGCGGGTTGGATTTATCACAAACCTGAACACCGTTTGACCGTTGAAGGCATTCTTTACCGAATGAGAACGAGCGTTCCCTGGCGCGATTTACCGCCAGAATTCGGCAAATGGAATAGTGTCTTTCAACGTTTCAATGCGTGGTCAAAGAAAGGGGTTTTACAGCTCATTTTCAAGTGGTTATCTGGGTTTGCTGATAGGGAATGGTTGTTTATTGATGGGAGTATCGTCCGTGCTCATCAGCACAGTGCCGGAGCGGCTTCAGATGATGATGAGGCGATTGGCAAAAGTTGTGGTGGACGTTCAACCAAAATTCATTTGGCCGTCGATAGTTATGGCTTGCCTGTTCATTTTGAATTGTCCGGGGGACAAGTGCATGACATTGTTCATGCTGAAAGTTTAGTCGAACAATCGCCCCCTTCGGACTTTGTGATAGCTGACAAAGGGTACGACAGTCAGGCTTTCAGAAATCATATTGAACAGCAAGGAGCAACACCGATTATTCCCTACCGGAAAAATAGCCGAAAATCGGATAAACAGATTGATAAATGTTTATATCGTTATCGTCATTTGGTGGAGAATGCGTTCGCTAGGGTTAAACATTTTCGTGCAATAGCAACAAGATACGATAAGCTTGAACGGAATTACGCCAGTATGTTGGCTCTGGCGTTTATCATTGTCTGGTTGCCCATGTGGGTTGAATGA
- a CDS encoding IS630 family transposase, whose product MKIHLTPEQKHALELMHDTTRDSRVCDRIKAVLLASEGWTAQMIAQALRIHESTVSRHLKDFIAQEKLTPENGGSESHLSAEQTAALIDYLTANLMHTTTQIVAYVQARWQVSFRVGGMTKWLHRQGFSYKKPKGVPHKFDAHKQQQFIDDYKALKEEAGQNEPILFIDAVHPSQSTKLSYGWMKAGKNQVKGIETTGSRTRLNILGALNLQRIEDTVIREYPRINAENIAYFFGALRETYPLSQKIHLILDGAGYHRAELVKDIAYVLNIELHYLPPYSPNLNPIERLWKYMNEQVRNNIYFPDAKTFRETLRHFFHVTLPEKAKELTTRLTDNFQILKPASSS is encoded by the coding sequence ATGAAAATTCATCTGACACCAGAACAAAAACACGCCCTTGAATTGATGCATGATACTACTCGCGACAGTCGAGTCTGTGATCGCATTAAGGCGGTGCTTTTGGCCTCAGAAGGTTGGACTGCTCAGATGATTGCACAGGCCTTGCGTATTCATGAAAGTACGGTCAGCCGTCACCTGAAAGATTTTATCGCGCAGGAAAAGCTCACCCCAGAAAATGGCGGCTCTGAAAGCCATCTCTCTGCCGAACAAACCGCCGCCCTGATTGATTATTTGACCGCCAATTTGATGCATACCACAACCCAAATTGTGGCCTATGTCCAAGCCCGTTGGCAGGTTTCTTTCCGCGTGGGCGGAATGACAAAATGGCTTCACCGGCAAGGTTTCAGCTATAAAAAACCCAAGGGTGTTCCTCATAAATTCGATGCGCACAAACAGCAACAATTTATTGATGACTACAAGGCGCTGAAAGAGGAAGCGGGGCAGAATGAACCGATCCTATTTATTGATGCGGTGCATCCTTCACAGTCCACAAAGCTCAGCTATGGCTGGATGAAAGCAGGAAAAAATCAGGTAAAAGGGATCGAAACCACCGGCAGTCGTACCCGTCTCAATATTCTGGGCGCCCTGAATTTACAACGGATTGAAGACACCGTGATCCGTGAATATCCGCGCATCAATGCCGAAAATATCGCCTATTTCTTCGGTGCGCTCCGAGAAACTTACCCGCTTTCGCAAAAAATCCACCTCATTCTGGATGGAGCGGGTTACCATCGAGCCGAGTTGGTGAAAGATATTGCGTATGTCCTGAATATTGAATTGCATTACCTCCCGCCTTACAGCCCAAACCTCAATCCGATAGAGCGATTGTGGAAGTATATGAATGAGCAAGTGCGTAACAATATCTATTTTCCGGATGCGAAGACCTTCCGTGAAACTCTTCGTCACTTTTTTCATGTCACTTTGCCAGAAAAAGCGAAAGAGCTCACGACTCGACTGACTGATAATTTTCAGATTTTAAAACCTGCATCTTCAAGTTAG
- a CDS encoding IS630 transposase-related protein — MGYSLDFRKRVLAYKDKHSLTFEQTSAHFEVSMRTLFRWCNQIEPCMTRNKPATKIPDAVLMADVQHFPDDYQWERAKRLGVSQSAIHYALKRLRITHKKNVKTPSR; from the coding sequence ATGGGCTACAGCTTAGATTTTCGAAAGAGAGTATTGGCATACAAAGACAAGCATTCGTTGACTTTTGAACAAACGAGTGCCCATTTTGAAGTCTCCATGCGCACCTTGTTCCGGTGGTGCAATCAGATAGAACCTTGCATGACCCGCAATAAACCTGCCACGAAAATCCCTGATGCAGTGCTCATGGCGGATGTCCAACACTTTCCCGATGACTATCAATGGGAAAGAGCAAAACGTTTAGGTGTCTCACAATCGGCTATTCATTATGCCTTGAAACGGCTTCGGATCACCCATAAAAAAAACGTTAAAACACCCTCGCGCTGA
- a CDS encoding IS630 family transposase, whose protein sequence is MERISDYERAGRPIVYLDESGFAQSMPRQHGYSEKGLRCFGSHDWHAKGRINVIGAILENTFVTLSLFTENINADVFYAWMTQDLLPKLPHGTVIVMDNAPFHKRNDTAQAIADSRCQLEWLPAYSPDLNPIEHKWGGAKAIRRQKRCSVDELFTEHIEYVRL, encoded by the coding sequence ATCGAGCGCATCAGCGACTATGAGCGGGCTGGCAGGCCGATTGTGTATTTGGATGAAAGTGGTTTTGCTCAGTCGATGCCACGTCAACATGGCTATTCGGAAAAAGGGTTACGCTGTTTTGGTTCGCATGACTGGCACGCAAAAGGCCGTATCAACGTCATTGGTGCCATTCTCGAAAATACCTTCGTCACCTTAAGCTTGTTTACCGAGAATATTAATGCCGATGTTTTTTATGCGTGGATGACACAAGATTTGCTGCCAAAGCTTCCACACGGCACCGTGATAGTGATGGACAATGCGCCTTTCCATAAACGGAATGACACGGCACAAGCGATAGCAGACAGCAGATGTCAACTGGAATGGCTTCCCGCTTATAGTCCGGATTTGAACCCAATAGAACACAAATGGGGCGGAGCAAAAGCGATCAGGAGGCAAAAAAGATGTTCGGTTGATGAGTTGTTTACGGAGCATATTGAATATGTCAGGTTATGA
- a CDS encoding DUF1643 domain-containing protein, with amino-acid sequence MSGYDDSAISEDGLYRYDLWRVWDESKPNVMFIGLNPSTADHEINDNTITRCSTFEES; translated from the coding sequence ATGTCAGGTTATGATGATTCTGCTATATCAGAAGATGGATTGTATCGATATGACCTATGGCGAGTATGGGATGAAAGTAAACCTAACGTTATGTTTATTGGTCTAAATCCTTCCACCGCAGACCATGAGATTAATGATAATACTATTACGCGATGCTCGACTTTCGAGGAGAGTTGA
- a CDS encoding IS630 family transposase has translation MKKTLKHPRADLQARQAFIERISDYERAGRPIVYLDESGFAQAMPRQHGYSEKGLRCFGSHDWHAKGRINVIGAILENTFVTLSLFTENINADVFYAWMTQDLLPKLPHGAVIVMDNASFHKRNDTAQAIADSRCQLEWLPAYSPDLNPIEHKWGGAKAIRRQKRCSVDELFTEHIEYVRL, from the coding sequence ATAAAAAAAACGTTAAAACACCCTCGCGCTGATCTTCAGGCTCGTCAGGCATTTATCGAGCGCATCAGCGACTATGAGCGGGCTGGCAGGCCGATTGTGTATTTGGATGAAAGTGGTTTTGCTCAGGCGATGCCACGTCAACATGGCTATTCGGAAAAAGGGTTACGCTGTTTTGGTTCGCATGACTGGCACGCAAAAGGCCGTATCAACGTCATTGGTGCCATTCTCGAAAATACCTTCGTCACCTTAAGCTTGTTTACCGAGAATATTAATGCCGATGTTTTTTATGCGTGGATGACACAAGATTTGCTGCCAAAGCTTCCACACGGCGCCGTGATAGTGATGGACAATGCATCTTTCCATAAACGGAATGATACGGCACAAGCGATAGCAGACAGCAGATGTCAACTGGAATGGCTTCCCGCTTATAGTCCGGATTTGAACCCAATAGAACACAAATGGGGCGGAGCAAAAGCGATCAGGAGGCAAAAAAGATGTTCGGTTGATGAGTTGTTTACGGAGCATATTGAATATGTCAGGTTATGA
- a CDS encoding IS630 transposase-related protein — MGYSLDFRKRVLAYKDKHSLTFEQTSAHFEVSMRTLFRWCNQIEPCMTRNKPATKIPDAVLMADVQHFPDDYQWERAKRLGVSQSAIHYALKRLRITHKKNVKTPSR; from the coding sequence ATGGGCTACAGTTTAGATTTTCGAAAGAGAGTATTGGCATACAAAGACAAGCATTCGTTGACTTTTGAACAAACGAGTGCACATTTTGAAGTCTCCATGCGCACCTTGTTCCGGTGGTGCAATCAGATAGAACCTTGCATGACCCGCAATAAACCTGCCACGAAAATCCCTGATGCAGTGCTCATGGCGGATGTCCAACACTTTCCCGATGACTATCAATGGGAAAGAGCAAAACGTTTAGGTGTCTCACAATCGGCTATTCATTATGCCTTGAAACGGCTTCGGATCACCCATAAAAAAAACGTTAAAACACCCTCGCGCTGA
- a CDS encoding helix-turn-helix domain-containing protein has product MNNVKNDWHQADIIAALRKRGTTLAAVSRASGLSSSTLANTLSRPWPKGEWIIANYLEIHPSEIWPSRYFDSYGELIERKVRDKS; this is encoded by the coding sequence ATGAATAATGTTAAAAATGATTGGCATCAAGCCGATATTATTGCTGCACTGCGTAAACGTGGTACAACTTTAGCGGCTGTTTCTCGTGCATCTGGTCTCAGCTCATCTACATTGGCAAATACGCTCAGCAGACCGTGGCCGAAAGGCGAATGGATCATCGCTAACTATCTCGAAATACACCCATCTGAAATCTGGCCCAGCCGCTATTTTGATTCGTATGGTGAATTGATTGAACGCAAGGTTCGGGATAAATCATAA
- the fis gene encoding DNA-binding transcriptional regulator Fis codes for MFEQRVNSDVLTVATVNSQDQVTQKPLRDSVKQALKNYFAQLNGQDVNDLYELVLAEVEQPLLDMVMQYTRGNQTRAALMMGINRGTLRKKLKKYGMN; via the coding sequence ATGTTCGAACAACGCGTAAATTCTGATGTACTAACCGTTGCTACTGTAAATTCACAAGATCAGGTAACTCAAAAACCTCTGCGTGATTCAGTTAAACAAGCACTGAAGAACTATTTTGCTCAACTGAACGGTCAAGACGTTAATGACCTGTATGAGCTGGTACTGGCTGAAGTAGAACAGCCACTGTTGGACATGGTGATGCAATACACCCGTGGCAACCAGACTCGCGCAGCACTGATGATGGGAATCAACCGTGGCACTCTGCGTAAGAAACTGAAAAAATACGGCATGAACTAA
- the dusB gene encoding tRNA dihydrouridine synthase DusB codes for MRIGQYQLKNCLIAAPMAGITDRPFRSLCYQMGAGMTVSEMLSSNPQVWKTDKSRLRMVHSDEPGVRSVQIAGSDPDEMAAAAKINVANGAQIIDINMGCPAKKVNRKLAGSALLRYPQLVEKILSAVVNAVDVPVTLKIRTGWSPEERNCVEIAQLAERCGIQALAIHGRTRACLFNGEAEYDNIRTVKQTVAIPIIANGDITDPLKARAVLEYTGADALMIGRAAQGRPWIFREIQHYLETGELLSPMPLGEVQRFMSEHVRELHDFYGQGKGVRIARKHVSWYLKEHAPDDQFRRTFNAIEDASEQLEALKAYFENFCVNKEKS; via the coding sequence ATGCGTATCGGACAATACCAGTTGAAAAACTGTCTTATTGCAGCTCCTATGGCAGGCATAACAGATCGCCCGTTTCGATCTCTTTGCTACCAGATGGGAGCAGGAATGACAGTCTCAGAAATGCTTTCTTCCAATCCTCAGGTTTGGAAGACGGATAAATCTCGGCTACGTATGGTTCATAGCGACGAACCCGGAGTGCGTTCTGTACAAATAGCCGGTAGTGATCCCGATGAAATGGCGGCAGCGGCGAAAATTAACGTCGCCAATGGTGCTCAGATCATCGATATCAATATGGGGTGCCCAGCTAAGAAGGTGAATCGTAAGCTGGCAGGCTCTGCATTACTGCGCTATCCGCAACTGGTTGAAAAAATCCTTTCTGCGGTAGTCAATGCAGTTGATGTACCTGTCACTTTGAAGATCCGTACAGGATGGTCACCGGAAGAACGTAACTGTGTAGAAATTGCCCAATTGGCCGAGCGTTGTGGTATTCAGGCTCTTGCGATACATGGCAGGACGCGAGCTTGCCTGTTTAATGGTGAGGCCGAGTACGACAATATTCGGACAGTTAAGCAGACTGTTGCCATTCCAATTATTGCCAATGGCGACATTACTGACCCGCTAAAAGCCAGAGCAGTGCTTGAATACACCGGGGCTGATGCCCTGATGATAGGCCGCGCTGCTCAGGGAAGACCCTGGATCTTTCGGGAAATCCAGCATTATCTGGAAACGGGAGAATTGCTGTCACCGATGCCCCTTGGCGAAGTGCAGCGTTTCATGAGCGAGCATGTACGAGAACTGCATGATTTTTACGGTCAAGGCAAAGGAGTTCGTATTGCACGCAAGCATGTATCTTGGTATCTCAAGGAACATGCCCCTGATGACCAGTTTCGGCGCACATTCAACGCCATAGAGGATGCCAGCGAACAGCTGGAGGCGTTGAAGGCATACTTCGAAAATTTTTGCGTAAATAAAGAAAAGAGCTGA